A portion of the Corallococcus silvisoli genome contains these proteins:
- a CDS encoding glycosyltransferase family 4 protein, whose translation MTGKSVARKQVVESGVPTSVLGMFFDAQLSPADAMVGGMHVAIMDFVTAMLAHGESQPRFFSSPGNVAATRGEVQRLLGLWRRPPDIARVEGYGALLNGLEAQGITHWHDITGEVERPFALRQAHARTLYPITVTPHVISRRHLLHSWFLQLLLLDVQPCDSVVCISPTTRDALVALMGQVEESFNLSHGTRLKYRGRFDVIPLGVDERLFQPRDRADMRHQLGLPQDAFILLWAGRIAPDHKADLLPLLRVFRQLVLDNPQHRPLLVLAGSGSDLYLRTLREHTLQLGMGDRVVMMSELHKARRHMYYAAADVFVSPIDSVHETFGLTPLEAMACGIPAVVSDWDGYRSTVIERETGFRIPTSWMRCDSDVSMLGGLLEFPTDLVMHLALAQSVAVDLEVLRDRLQLLMRNEALRLEMGRRARQHVVTSFSWKEVFARYEALWGELRARAARLPRRARRRVPPHTHPRYFDAFKGFATEVLTDKSMVKLGASGRALLAGTEPPPPRYVGTEPLHRTTVEQILAALARGKGKSATTGSVLGALTKGGTALSGDRARRQLMWLLKYGYLERSRRKG comes from the coding sequence ATGACCGGGAAATCCGTGGCCAGAAAGCAAGTCGTAGAGAGTGGGGTCCCCACATCGGTGCTGGGGATGTTCTTCGACGCCCAGCTGTCTCCCGCCGACGCGATGGTCGGGGGAATGCACGTCGCGATCATGGACTTCGTGACGGCGATGCTCGCGCATGGCGAGTCCCAGCCGCGCTTCTTCTCGTCACCGGGCAACGTCGCGGCTACCCGCGGCGAGGTGCAGCGCCTCCTGGGGCTCTGGCGCCGCCCGCCCGACATCGCCAGGGTCGAAGGCTATGGCGCGTTGTTGAACGGACTCGAGGCTCAGGGCATCACGCACTGGCACGACATCACCGGCGAGGTCGAGCGCCCGTTCGCGCTCCGCCAGGCGCATGCCCGTACGCTCTATCCCATCACGGTCACTCCGCACGTCATCAGTCGCCGCCACCTGCTCCACTCGTGGTTTCTCCAGTTGCTGCTGCTTGACGTCCAGCCCTGTGACTCGGTGGTGTGCATCTCTCCGACCACGCGGGACGCGTTGGTGGCGCTCATGGGACAGGTTGAGGAGTCCTTCAACCTGTCCCATGGCACCCGGCTGAAGTACCGCGGGCGCTTCGACGTGATCCCGCTCGGCGTCGATGAGCGCCTCTTCCAGCCACGAGACCGGGCCGACATGCGCCACCAGCTCGGGCTCCCGCAGGATGCGTTCATCCTGCTCTGGGCGGGGCGCATCGCGCCCGACCACAAGGCGGACCTTCTTCCGCTGCTGCGTGTCTTCCGCCAGCTGGTCTTGGACAACCCCCAGCACCGTCCGCTCCTGGTGCTCGCTGGCTCCGGATCGGACCTCTACTTGAGGACTCTCCGTGAGCACACGCTCCAACTGGGAATGGGTGACCGGGTGGTGATGATGTCCGAGCTGCACAAGGCTCGCCGGCACATGTACTACGCCGCCGCGGACGTGTTCGTGTCACCGATTGACAGTGTGCACGAGACGTTCGGCCTGACGCCGCTCGAGGCCATGGCTTGCGGCATCCCCGCCGTGGTCTCCGACTGGGATGGCTACCGCAGCACCGTTATCGAGCGGGAGACCGGCTTCCGGATTCCGACGTCGTGGATGCGCTGCGACTCGGATGTCTCCATGCTCGGGGGGCTGTTGGAGTTCCCGACGGATCTGGTGATGCACCTCGCCCTCGCGCAGTCGGTTGCCGTCGACCTGGAGGTGCTGCGGGATCGCCTCCAGTTGCTGATGCGCAATGAGGCACTTCGACTCGAGATGGGCCGACGCGCGCGGCAGCACGTGGTGACGTCGTTCTCATGGAAGGAGGTCTTCGCCCGCTATGAGGCGCTCTGGGGGGAGCTGCGCGCCCGTGCGGCGCGACTGCCGAGGCGAGCCCGCCGCCGCGTCCCTCCCCATACGCATCCGCGCTACTTCGATGCCTTCAAAGGCTTCGCCACCGAAGTCCTGACGGACAAGAGCATGGTCAAACTCGGCGCGTCCGGCAGGGCGCTGCTCGCGGGGACCGAGCCGCCTCCGCCCCGCTACGTGGGGACGGAGCCGTTGCATCGAACCACCGTGGAGCAAATCCTCGCGGCGCTCGCTCGTGGCAAGGGGAAGTCGGCGACGACTGGCTCCGTGTTGGGTGCGTTGACGAAGGGGGGCACGGCCCTATCCGGGGACCGAGCCCGTCGGCAGCTCATGTGGCTCCTCAAGTACGGGTACCTTGAGCGGTCCAGGAGGAAGGGATGA
- a CDS encoding YcaO-like family protein gives MTLELRKAYVRGTHRAVAPEATLERIRPHLRAFGITRCADITGLDCIGIPVYVAVRPQGRVLQTSNGKGPRHVDAQVSALMESIEVWHAENPAVPFQRASLARLRREGARVVSPERLEGFWSSAHFTEDLVLDWVRGEDLHSREELWVPAFAAYYYRHQHHRYSFNGLASGNNLTEATLHGMYELIERDTLSRLSEGNRIHLGRCDVIDLDTITDDVVGGLRERIQRSDLQLVLLRAPSDLPTHVFLAVVLDPSPFSHASTVNLGYGAHLSPSVAAARAITEAAQSRLTFIHGSRDDLTEAAYRGGGSHQRLYSFFSQLDPRTRWEELEDGSSQDLTRDYQRLLASALEGGFEAAYRVDLGQQFADVAVVKVMIPGARLTISI, from the coding sequence ATGACCCTTGAACTGCGGAAGGCCTACGTACGCGGGACGCACCGCGCCGTCGCTCCGGAGGCGACGCTCGAGCGGATCCGCCCGCATTTGCGCGCCTTTGGCATCACCCGCTGCGCGGACATCACGGGGCTCGACTGCATTGGCATCCCGGTCTACGTCGCGGTCCGTCCCCAGGGACGCGTGCTGCAGACCTCCAATGGGAAGGGGCCGCGCCACGTCGATGCCCAGGTGTCGGCGCTGATGGAGTCCATCGAGGTCTGGCACGCCGAGAACCCCGCCGTTCCCTTTCAACGCGCGTCGCTCGCACGGCTGCGTCGCGAGGGGGCACGCGTCGTCTCTCCGGAGCGCCTCGAGGGCTTCTGGTCGTCCGCGCACTTCACGGAGGACCTGGTTCTTGACTGGGTGCGTGGCGAGGATCTGCACTCGCGCGAGGAGCTCTGGGTGCCGGCATTCGCGGCCTACTACTACCGCCATCAGCACCATCGGTACTCGTTCAACGGCCTGGCCAGCGGCAACAACCTCACCGAAGCGACCCTCCACGGGATGTATGAACTGATCGAGCGCGACACGCTCTCACGCCTCTCCGAGGGCAACCGGATCCATCTGGGCCGGTGCGATGTCATCGACCTCGACACCATCACCGACGACGTGGTCGGGGGGCTCCGGGAGCGGATCCAGCGGTCCGACCTCCAGCTCGTGCTGCTGCGAGCGCCAAGCGACCTACCCACGCACGTGTTCCTGGCAGTCGTGCTGGACCCGTCGCCGTTCAGCCACGCCTCGACCGTGAACCTTGGCTATGGAGCCCACTTGAGTCCCTCCGTGGCCGCCGCGCGGGCGATCACCGAGGCGGCCCAGTCCCGGCTCACGTTCATCCACGGCTCCCGAGATGACCTCACGGAGGCGGCCTACCGGGGAGGTGGCAGCCACCAACGGCTGTATTCCTTCTTCTCGCAGCTCGACCCGCGGACGCGTTGGGAAGAGCTCGAGGATGGCTCGAGCCAGGACCTGACCCGGGACTACCAGCGGCTCCTCGCCAGTGCTCTGGAGGGGGGCTTCGAGGCCGCGTACCGTGTGGACCTGGGCCAGCAGTTCGCGGATGTCGCGGTCGTGAAGGTCATGATCCCGGGAGCGCGACTCACGATTTCGATCTGA
- a CDS encoding TfuA-like protein, with protein sequence MKTLVLIDGIFHSGPSVWQREILTALDEGIEVLGASSMGALRAAELHPFGMVGHGTIFEWYRDGLIDADDEVALRHAPEDMGYRALSEPLVNIRFTLLQAVDDGRLSVDEADTLVAFMRETYYPERSYRRLLESPLFLGWAGERLAAWRQYLRENAVDLKARDASEVLRYCARRTEVAHVGPGRRVDVWREEFQRVSLGFRQMGHGAGPDAGHTLLRAVRQSKTLWDATSRRVVCQWFILDWARQRGLTCPEDFARASERRWAAEHDVVDAGAWARAQGLTRQEHAALLAEHALSAWLIESGPGAFGLEWDQDSVTRVQARLFREGASRTLDAETWPFIVAWAHENGLGCPVVERDALLASWGLGSIAEQAEAARSLELPQERLRRILEERALLEWMLAQGPTRLGRAHDLEVAVVQELQFLGRVTDLLALGSPT encoded by the coding sequence GTGAAGACCCTCGTCCTGATTGACGGGATCTTCCATAGCGGGCCCTCCGTCTGGCAGCGGGAGATACTCACGGCGCTGGACGAGGGCATCGAGGTGCTCGGCGCCAGCAGCATGGGGGCGCTGCGGGCCGCGGAGCTCCACCCGTTCGGGATGGTGGGGCACGGCACCATCTTTGAGTGGTACCGGGACGGCCTCATCGACGCCGACGATGAGGTCGCGCTGCGCCATGCACCCGAGGACATGGGCTACCGCGCGCTGTCCGAGCCTCTCGTCAACATCCGCTTTACCCTGCTCCAGGCGGTGGACGACGGGAGGCTCTCGGTGGACGAGGCGGACACGCTCGTGGCCTTCATGCGGGAGACATATTACCCCGAGCGCTCCTATCGCCGTCTGCTGGAGAGCCCCCTATTCCTCGGCTGGGCCGGGGAGCGGCTGGCGGCGTGGCGTCAGTACCTCCGCGAGAATGCCGTGGATCTCAAGGCGCGTGATGCGAGCGAGGTCTTGCGCTACTGCGCCCGGCGGACCGAGGTGGCGCATGTCGGGCCGGGGCGGCGGGTGGACGTCTGGCGCGAGGAGTTCCAGCGCGTCAGCCTGGGCTTTCGCCAGATGGGGCACGGAGCCGGGCCCGACGCAGGCCACACCCTCCTGCGCGCGGTGCGTCAGTCGAAGACTCTCTGGGACGCGACAAGCCGGCGCGTGGTGTGTCAGTGGTTCATCCTCGACTGGGCACGCCAGCGGGGCTTGACGTGCCCGGAGGACTTCGCGCGCGCCTCCGAGCGCCGCTGGGCCGCCGAGCACGACGTCGTGGATGCGGGCGCTTGGGCGCGGGCCCAGGGGCTGACGCGGCAGGAGCATGCGGCATTGCTCGCGGAGCACGCACTGTCAGCCTGGCTGATCGAGTCCGGCCCTGGGGCGTTCGGGCTGGAATGGGATCAGGATTCCGTGACCCGCGTCCAGGCACGCCTGTTCCGCGAGGGGGCGTCGCGGACTCTCGACGCCGAGACGTGGCCTTTCATCGTGGCGTGGGCGCACGAGAACGGCCTCGGGTGTCCTGTCGTCGAGCGCGACGCGCTTCTCGCTTCATGGGGGCTGGGCTCCATCGCCGAGCAGGCGGAGGCGGCCCGTTCACTTGAACTCCCTCAGGAGCGCTTGCGCCGCATCCTCGAGGAGCGAGCGCTCCTGGAGTGGATGCTTGCGCAGGGGCCCACCCGATTGGGCCGCGCGCATGACCTCGAGGTCGCCGTCGTCCAGGAGCTTCAGTTCCTGGGACGTGTCACAGACCTGCTGGCCCTCGGATCGCCGACATGA
- a CDS encoding JmjC domain-containing protein has protein sequence MVAVPQMNWPDFVARYWRKEPVLFRKLFQPGFLAKGDAFRILSAASKSANQPGEKVSLRFFVDKSYREFDARGFLPLNDASFEEYTQRVTEALNGRGFAVVLNKAHTWDMELWRRTRGFVQGLYSEIGVPESTDAVIWYSRTEVTGFGVHEDPIDNLLVMLDGRKRFRMWAPEVLQRNPQLLGHAGYESILGEAQTFDLEPGDVLYIPQGYYHVSEAGSEPALQVSILMAVHKHYWIESIQRDATKLIDSRLSKVERSQTIPVFQADKALRPPEMPGNLNTMLEAFESIGKDLRLAVSRKWLARLSGLGLDAAAKQEAREFKDTDTVWVDPSEPLLFQVQEGQLLGAIYGHSFAIQAHPKLIELFRELNRGQRIKVRDLIKKHSGEATVRRKQYTLDAQFIRALLGRLYSMRALQVEEAVARPARATVKKPAKKRTRPEAR, from the coding sequence ATGGTTGCGGTGCCCCAGATGAACTGGCCTGACTTCGTAGCTCGCTACTGGCGGAAGGAGCCCGTGCTCTTCCGGAAGCTTTTTCAACCGGGGTTCCTGGCGAAGGGTGACGCTTTCCGCATCCTTTCGGCGGCGAGCAAGTCCGCGAACCAGCCCGGCGAAAAGGTGTCGCTGCGCTTCTTCGTCGACAAGTCGTACCGGGAGTTCGACGCGAGAGGTTTCCTGCCTCTCAACGACGCCTCCTTCGAGGAGTACACCCAGCGCGTCACGGAGGCGCTCAACGGGCGTGGATTCGCGGTGGTGCTGAACAAGGCGCACACCTGGGACATGGAGCTGTGGCGGCGGACGCGAGGGTTCGTCCAGGGGCTCTACTCGGAGATCGGGGTGCCTGAGAGTACCGATGCGGTCATCTGGTATAGCCGGACCGAGGTCACCGGGTTTGGGGTCCACGAGGATCCCATCGACAACCTCCTGGTGATGCTCGATGGGCGCAAGCGCTTCCGGATGTGGGCACCCGAGGTGCTCCAGCGCAACCCCCAACTGCTGGGACATGCTGGCTACGAGTCGATCCTCGGAGAAGCCCAGACGTTCGATCTCGAGCCGGGGGACGTCCTCTACATCCCGCAGGGCTACTACCATGTGTCCGAGGCCGGTTCGGAGCCTGCCCTCCAGGTCAGCATCTTGATGGCGGTCCACAAGCACTACTGGATCGAGTCGATCCAGCGGGATGCCACGAAGCTCATCGACTCGCGACTCAGCAAGGTCGAGAGGAGTCAGACGATCCCGGTCTTCCAGGCAGACAAGGCACTGCGCCCGCCCGAGATGCCAGGGAACCTCAACACCATGCTGGAGGCCTTCGAGAGCATCGGCAAGGACCTGCGCCTCGCCGTCTCGCGCAAATGGCTCGCCCGCTTGAGCGGTCTGGGGCTGGATGCCGCGGCGAAGCAGGAGGCCCGCGAGTTCAAGGACACCGATACGGTCTGGGTCGATCCTTCCGAGCCGCTCCTGTTCCAGGTTCAGGAGGGCCAGCTGCTCGGCGCCATCTACGGGCACTCGTTCGCCATCCAGGCGCACCCGAAGCTCATCGAGCTGTTCCGCGAGCTGAACCGCGGCCAGCGCATCAAGGTCCGCGACCTGATCAAGAAACACTCCGGCGAGGCAACGGTCCGCAGGAAGCAGTACACATTGGATGCCCAGTTCATCCGGGCGCTCCTTGGCCGGCTGTATTCGATGCGCGCCCTCCAGGTCGAAGAGGCCGTTGCGCGGCCGGCTCGCGCGACCGTGAAGAAGCCAGCGAAGAAGCGCACGCGGCCCGAGGCGCGTTAG
- a CDS encoding cupin-like domain-containing protein gives MGDMTAAPPGGWKEFIARYWRKAPVHFPAMLNPGLLSASEGFEILVAASRAAGEPGSRVPIHFYTGKGFKESDPRAFLPLRDASLDAYAERLAGQLPGQNFVLALNHAESWNDALWLRCRGFLRELYASVGIPEGTDLAFWLSRAGVSGFGVHNDPFDHLIFVLTGRKRFLLWPTEIIRTHPEVVNDTCYLGIRDQSLRVDLEPGDMLYIPEGYYHVVEGDGRPCFQVSFAMTSERMFWLDSFRGAMHRSQEVRLRDVPSSMTIPLTHFEGGEVTTQPPPTLELLTNVFTGLGGEMRLNVARTWLARLTGLGLAAPRERDVRAITDADLVQGDRDNPILLYPVGDRLVGAARGHSFVTRENEGIRALMEHVNSGHRGRVGELLDAQVATWRGSAADRAEAHRLLTQLYRVRAVDVGSLLPGMMD, from the coding sequence ATGGGCGACATGACGGCAGCGCCGCCAGGCGGCTGGAAGGAATTCATTGCCAGGTACTGGCGCAAGGCTCCAGTCCACTTCCCCGCGATGCTCAATCCCGGGCTCCTTTCGGCCAGCGAGGGCTTTGAGATTCTCGTCGCGGCGAGTCGCGCGGCGGGCGAACCGGGCAGCCGGGTTCCAATCCACTTCTACACCGGCAAGGGCTTCAAGGAGTCGGACCCGCGAGCCTTTCTTCCGCTCAGGGATGCGTCCCTGGATGCCTATGCGGAGCGGCTGGCCGGGCAACTGCCTGGTCAAAACTTCGTGCTGGCGCTCAACCATGCCGAATCGTGGAACGATGCGCTGTGGTTGCGCTGCCGGGGCTTCCTGCGGGAACTCTATGCCAGCGTCGGGATCCCAGAGGGTACGGATCTGGCCTTCTGGTTGAGTCGGGCGGGCGTCAGCGGCTTTGGCGTCCACAACGATCCGTTTGATCACCTCATCTTCGTCCTCACGGGACGCAAGCGGTTCCTGCTGTGGCCCACGGAGATCATCCGGACCCATCCCGAAGTGGTGAATGACACCTGCTATCTGGGGATCCGGGACCAGAGCCTGAGGGTCGATCTGGAGCCAGGGGACATGCTCTACATCCCCGAAGGGTACTACCATGTCGTGGAGGGTGACGGTCGGCCATGCTTCCAGGTCAGCTTCGCCATGACTTCCGAGCGGATGTTCTGGCTTGACTCCTTTCGGGGCGCGATGCACCGGTCGCAAGAGGTCCGGCTCCGCGATGTACCGTCGAGCATGACGATTCCGTTGACCCACTTCGAGGGCGGCGAGGTGACGACCCAGCCGCCCCCGACCCTCGAGCTGCTGACGAATGTCTTCACGGGCCTTGGTGGGGAGATGCGTCTCAACGTGGCCCGGACCTGGTTGGCGAGGTTGACGGGCTTGGGACTCGCCGCTCCACGGGAGCGCGATGTTCGCGCCATCACGGATGCCGATCTGGTCCAGGGCGACCGCGACAATCCCATCCTGCTGTACCCAGTGGGGGACAGGCTGGTGGGAGCGGCCCGGGGCCACTCGTTCGTGACGCGGGAGAACGAGGGCATCCGGGCGCTGATGGAGCACGTCAATAGCGGCCATCGGGGACGGGTGGGGGAGTTGCTTGATGCGCAGGTGGCCACGTGGAGGGGCTCCGCCGCGGACCGCGCCGAGGCGCATCGCCTGCTCACCCAGCTCTACCGGGTGCGTGCCGTGGACGTGGGATCTTTGCTGCCAGGGATGATGGATTGA
- a CDS encoding MBL fold metallo-hydrolase, with protein sequence MPKLEAWFLGGVLQRLLQSEFDPRKSRAVLERMNGRVASPVLRPQCVGDGGMVLEEEALFPEQGAWQLQFHAPEAAWHTEVPPDVLPSIAHFLRLATHGEELQGLREAWPFLEEEGLGLLHLTPAPRVCWPTPDTPGIYRREHASLLIRSRTTSILVDPVSLDRRMPQMSEAPVHLPSQGVDAVAITHGHGDHWHLPSLLTHLATPDTPVLVPRLPRISLLTPQHFEASLRACGQAVLTPAWGETVKVGDIEIDILPFYGEQPAREGPPLKAGLRNWGNCYRFTTEDFSCVLLVDGGTDPEGSMDRVMAESHARRGPVDVLLACQREFPSPFFGGLSDIWAALPWEQLQGLYLDYVAGRMKNTTAGITGIADACGIARARYFLAYANGFQGLGRPILDIGWGSREPSEATSNARLREQLAARALPTQVPEWCPGDVARFSRGQLLLERLPPR encoded by the coding sequence ATGCCGAAGCTCGAGGCGTGGTTCCTGGGTGGCGTGCTCCAGCGGCTGCTTCAATCCGAATTCGATCCCAGGAAATCCCGCGCGGTATTGGAGCGCATGAATGGCCGTGTAGCGAGCCCCGTGCTGCGCCCCCAATGCGTGGGCGACGGCGGGATGGTCCTCGAGGAGGAGGCGCTGTTCCCCGAGCAGGGCGCCTGGCAGTTGCAGTTCCATGCGCCGGAAGCAGCGTGGCACACGGAGGTGCCTCCGGACGTGCTTCCTTCGATCGCCCACTTCCTCCGTCTGGCCACCCACGGAGAGGAACTCCAAGGCCTCCGCGAGGCGTGGCCCTTCCTAGAGGAGGAGGGGCTCGGATTGCTGCACCTCACGCCGGCGCCCCGGGTGTGCTGGCCCACGCCGGACACGCCCGGCATCTACCGCCGCGAGCACGCGAGCCTGTTGATCCGCTCGCGAACCACCAGCATCCTGGTGGATCCGGTCAGCCTGGACCGCCGCATGCCCCAGATGAGCGAGGCTCCTGTCCATCTGCCTTCCCAGGGTGTGGACGCCGTGGCCATCACCCACGGACATGGGGACCACTGGCACCTGCCGTCGTTGCTGACCCATCTGGCCACACCGGACACTCCGGTGCTGGTGCCACGCCTGCCTCGTATCAGCCTGCTCACTCCCCAGCACTTCGAGGCGTCGTTGAGGGCCTGTGGCCAGGCAGTGCTGACCCCCGCCTGGGGAGAGACAGTGAAGGTGGGCGATATCGAGATCGACATCCTGCCCTTCTACGGTGAGCAGCCCGCGCGCGAAGGCCCTCCCCTGAAGGCTGGCTTGCGCAACTGGGGCAACTGCTACCGCTTCACCACCGAGGACTTCTCGTGCGTGTTGCTGGTGGACGGAGGCACGGATCCAGAGGGAAGCATGGATCGGGTGATGGCGGAATCCCACGCGCGACGTGGCCCCGTCGACGTGCTGCTGGCGTGCCAGCGTGAGTTCCCGTCGCCCTTCTTCGGCGGCCTGAGCGACATCTGGGCGGCCCTCCCCTGGGAGCAGCTCCAGGGCCTTTACCTCGACTACGTGGCAGGACGGATGAAGAACACGACCGCTGGAATCACTGGCATCGCGGACGCGTGCGGCATCGCCCGAGCTCGCTACTTCCTTGCCTATGCCAACGGATTTCAGGGCCTGGGCAGACCCATCCTGGATATCGGCTGGGGCAGTCGCGAGCCTTCCGAGGCGACCAGCAACGCCAGACTGCGCGAGCAGCTGGCCGCCCGCGCCCTTCCCACCCAGGTCCCCGAGTGGTGTCCCGGAGACGTGGCGCGGTTCTCACGAGGCCAGCTCTTATTGGAGCGGCTCCCTCCTCGGTGA
- a CDS encoding GNAT family N-acetyltransferase — protein sequence MDPRLLLFENHLEFIATHRGPVRRHGDTVLVESERPEFCYAAPGRESWDPSLLDRFNVIHQLPWAPEALPHELARRGYHEFGGLTYQGMVPDTQHEARPDVDIRVVSNAEEMDLFTEIQCTDMVGREDARETWYAWYRAANQRNLANPTQTFYVATIGGSPAGVLMRLQKADIAGIYFAVTSPEHRKKGVYSSMVARACADAREADCSAITGQVSTGSSVLALDMKLGLKPVFRARIYRR from the coding sequence ATGGATCCGCGTCTGCTCTTGTTCGAGAACCACCTGGAATTCATTGCAACACACCGTGGGCCGGTGCGCCGCCACGGCGACACGGTCCTGGTGGAGAGCGAGCGCCCGGAGTTCTGCTATGCAGCGCCGGGCCGGGAGAGCTGGGACCCTTCGCTCCTGGATCGCTTCAATGTGATCCATCAACTGCCCTGGGCGCCCGAGGCACTGCCTCACGAACTCGCCCGGCGCGGCTATCACGAATTCGGGGGCCTGACGTACCAGGGGATGGTACCGGACACGCAACATGAAGCCCGGCCGGACGTGGATATCCGGGTGGTGTCCAACGCAGAGGAGATGGACCTGTTCACCGAAATCCAGTGCACGGACATGGTGGGCAGGGAGGATGCTCGCGAGACCTGGTATGCATGGTATCGCGCGGCGAACCAGCGCAACCTCGCCAACCCGACCCAGACGTTCTATGTGGCCACGATCGGGGGGAGCCCGGCGGGCGTCCTGATGCGCCTGCAGAAGGCCGACATCGCCGGGATCTATTTCGCGGTGACTTCGCCAGAGCACCGCAAGAAGGGCGTGTACTCGAGCATGGTCGCCCGGGCCTGCGCGGATGCGCGGGAGGCGGACTGCTCCGCCATCACCGGTCAGGTATCAACGGGCTCCAGCGTTCTCGCCCTGGACATGAAGCTGGGCCTGAAGCCTGTCTTCAGGGCAAGGATCTACCGGAGGTAG
- a CDS encoding HEAT repeat domain-containing protein yields the protein MQRFVLLGLALLTACATPVHQAASPAASVARASEAPLEAKAAAPVQPSPLYLFEGVEVFGSRKVPKEKLLEVIGMPAPGARFNLEKGEFTPYLMESKPRLLAAYKFAFCRFSMVAYPPTRTFRVTVDLVDDGDEWRMPFSPAPQGDVPEPEGLLSAWGEYEKTYWKLSREGAVPEYGKSKCHALMCHGGFDHPELAPLEQRFMEGVPRNLDTLVRVLREDRDDSKRMATLMVLPYINSRDQLVKLVLPSVRDPYEGVRNEALRVLGTMQEGQSRVIIPLEPVLEALWYPLESDRNKAAWALAHIVETEGAAHQRRILEKAGAVLVEMAGMRQQTDSEPARKVLAILAGRDLGGDPAAWHRWVEQTRAANSAQR from the coding sequence ATGCAGCGCTTTGTCCTCTTGGGTCTTGCACTTCTCACGGCCTGCGCAACACCTGTCCATCAGGCTGCGTCGCCCGCCGCCTCGGTGGCTCGGGCGTCCGAGGCTCCACTGGAGGCCAAGGCCGCGGCGCCGGTCCAGCCCAGCCCGCTCTACCTGTTCGAAGGCGTGGAGGTGTTCGGCTCTCGCAAGGTGCCCAAGGAGAAGCTGCTGGAGGTCATTGGCATGCCCGCGCCCGGCGCGCGCTTCAACCTCGAGAAGGGAGAGTTCACGCCGTACCTCATGGAGAGCAAGCCGCGCCTCCTGGCGGCCTACAAGTTCGCGTTCTGCAGGTTCTCGATGGTGGCCTACCCGCCGACGCGGACGTTCCGGGTGACGGTGGATCTGGTCGATGACGGGGATGAGTGGCGCATGCCCTTCTCACCCGCGCCCCAGGGCGATGTCCCGGAGCCCGAGGGCCTTCTCTCCGCCTGGGGTGAATACGAGAAGACCTACTGGAAGCTGAGCAGGGAGGGGGCTGTCCCCGAGTACGGCAAGAGCAAGTGCCATGCCCTCATGTGCCACGGCGGGTTCGACCATCCTGAGCTCGCGCCCCTGGAGCAGCGCTTCATGGAGGGCGTTCCCCGCAATCTCGACACGCTCGTGCGGGTGCTGCGTGAGGATCGTGACGACTCCAAGCGAATGGCCACGCTCATGGTCCTGCCCTACATCAACTCACGTGATCAACTGGTGAAGCTCGTGCTTCCGTCGGTGCGAGACCCCTACGAGGGCGTGCGTAACGAGGCGCTGCGCGTGCTGGGGACGATGCAGGAAGGACAGTCGAGGGTCATCATCCCGCTTGAGCCCGTGCTCGAGGCGCTCTGGTACCCGCTCGAAAGTGACCGCAACAAGGCCGCCTGGGCGCTTGCGCACATCGTGGAAACAGAAGGCGCCGCCCATCAGCGGCGGATTCTCGAAAAGGCGGGCGCGGTGCTGGTGGAGATGGCTGGCATGCGGCAGCAGACCGATTCAGAGCCTGCTCGCAAGGTGCTCGCGATCCTGGCGGGGCGGGACCTGGGGGGGGATCCGGCGGCCTGGCACCGCTGGGTCGAGCAGACGCGCGCCGCCAACAGCGCTCAGCGTTGA